Below is a genomic region from Henckelia pumila isolate YLH828 chromosome 3, ASM3356847v2, whole genome shotgun sequence.
ATCTCTTGGCGGCTGGAATATCACGAACCAGAGAGACGAAGCCAAAAAGGGAAGAACGATCGTGAAgcaatttttattcttattaaaaaattcttttcttttatttttgttttgaagaaAACACTTTGATGTTAGTTATGAGTTCTATGTATAGCTAAACCTCTTGTGTTGAGATTTAGGGGATCCGACCCCGGTTGTCGACTCATGAATATTGGTTTTTGACTTCCTAtgaatgcttaattatgctattgatttgttttgaattgttggaGCGTAGCTAACTCTCTCAATATTTTTATATCGTGTTTTATTTCGAAAGAAAATTTCATGATAGGAAAAAATAACATGATTCATGGATCTACAATTTACATAGACATATGAAATtgggtacatgttgatagtgatAGTCCAGTAGGTCGAAAGCTAAGGGATTCCACGAATCGTGAATGCAATCGTCTATGATAAATAATTGAAGATATTTGATTATTTCATAGCATCGAATTAGTTTAGCATAACTTGAAAGAGTATGTTAATGAATTATGGAATCTTGTCAAAAACGTGAATTGGTTGTTGGAAGCAATTTTCAGAGTTGATTAggggaaggtgaaccgaaaATCTCAACATTCTCTCCatcatttgaatttaatttactaagattgattaaatccttgatttttatttatttttgagtttatttATTCTCTTGTCATTAAGTAATTAACAAAAACAAATTTCACTTTTCGTAAAAGTAAATTAAGGATTAGTATTTAGGTAGAAATTGTGCACTAGTTCCTGTGGACGATACTCATATtcacatattatattataatttgcatCGTGAACTTGCGATTATTTCGAGCTTGCGAGAtacatttattttctgaaattcATAGTGCAAGAAAatctcgatcaagtttttggcgccgttgccggggaatttTTTATTTACAATTTTCTGCTTAgatatcttctttaatttcactTTATATTCTCACAAATTATCCATCTTACCTTTGCAGGATTTTCTAGTGGTGCATGCTACCATCCTCGAACTCAGAACTTGTACCCTTTGATCCAGAAATTGAGAGAACCTTTCGCAGGAGACGAAGACAACAGCGATCTGAGATGGCAGAGAACGAACCACCACGCATCAATAGCGGTGATGGCAAAGCTAATAATCCACCTGTGTATAGATCCATGATGGACTGTGGCATACCCACTATTGAGGATGTTCGACCGAGTATCGTTAGACCAACAGTGACAGCTAATCATTATGAGATAAATCCGGCAATCATCTAGATGATCCAGAACACAGTCCAATTCGTTGGATCTACCATTGATGTCCCAATGCTCATATTGAAAACTTATTGTAAATCTGTGATACTTTCAAACAATAGGGAGTATTTGATGACGCTATTCGTCTGCGTTTATTTCCTTTTTCATTAAGAGACAAAGCTAAATCGTGGTTGAATAGTTTACCTGCAGGTTCTATCATAACATGGGGAGATTTGGCTAAAGCGTTCCTTAATAAGTACTTTCCTCCCTCGAAGTCCATGAAGCTGAGAACCAACATCACTATGTTTGCTCAAGGGGAACAAGAGTCGTTGTATGAGGCATGGGAGCGCTACAAAGATATGCTAAGGCGATGCCCACATCATCAGTTGCCTGATTGGCTTGTGGTACAAACTTTCTATTATGGTTTACTACCTGCAAATCATACTatgttagatgcagctgcaGGTGGGAATCTTTTGCGGAAATCGCCGGAAGATGGTTATGAACTGTTTGAATAAATGGCATCTAGTAGCTATCAACCTCAATCTGAAAGGAGCATGATGCAAAAATCAGCAGGAATTCATCAAGTGGACGCATTCACTTCGATGACAGCACAACTGGAGGCTATGAATAAGAAGATTGATGGATTGAGCTTAGGAAATTCTGCGATGCGCATTCAGGAGGTGTTCTGCGATAGGTGCCAAGGTGAGCATTTCACTAAAGATTGTCAAACTGGTAATCTTTTTTATGTGCAGGATGAGGCACCAGTGAATCATGTGGGAAGCCAAAATCGCCCCAAGTTTGACCCGTATTCAAATACATATAATCCGGGGTGGaaaaaacatccaaaaatttcTTGGGGTGGTCAAAACAATCAGTCTAGGCCATATCAGAATCAAAATCACGTGAAGCAACCTCAAGAGGAGAAGTCCAATTTAGAGCAAATGATGCAAAATTTTATATCATCCACTGAGACTCGAATGCAGAACCAAGACGCAACTATAAGGGGTTTGGAAAATCAAATAGGGCAGCTGGCAAAGAGGATGTCAAATCGAGAGCCAGGAACTTTGCCAAGTGACACTGAGACTAATCCAAAGGAGCAAGTAAAGTCCGTGGAGTTGCGAAGTGGGAAGAAACTGGAAACCAAGGCGTTGGAGCACGAAGAGAAAAATAATGAAGGTGAGAAAGATCCATCTGCAGGTAAGTCATTTGACTCTACACAATCACCCACATCAAAATCTAATATTGTTATTCCACCTTCGTTTCCTGCAGCACTGAAGAAAGCGAAACTTGATtcgcaattttcaaaatttcttgAGGTGTTTAAGAAGTTACATATTAATATACCTTTTGTTGATGCATTGTTGCAAATGCCTAGTTATGCAAACTTTTTGAAGAAAATCTTAGCAAGCAAGAGGAAAATAGAGGAGCATATCATGGTAAACTTAACTGAAAATTATTCTGCATTAGTGCAAAACAAAATTCTACCGAAgttgaaagatccagggagtttttctatcccTTGCATGATTGGTGATGTGGTTTTTCATAAGGCTCTTTGTGATTTGTGTGCCAACATTAACTTGATGCCATTTTCTGTGTTTAGGAAGCTTGGAATGGGAGAACCAAAGCCTACAAGAGTTTCTCTGCAACTGGCAGATAGATCCATAAAGTATCCACATGGAATAATTGAAGATGTGTTGGTTAAAGTGGACAAATTTATTTTCCCAGTAGATTTTGTGGTGCTTGACATGGAGGAGGACCTGGATATGCCATTGATCTTAGGCAGACCTTTTCTGGCAACAGGAAAAGCCCTAATTGACATGCAAAAAAGGAAGTTGTTATTGAGAGTAGGAGAGTAGGAAATcacttttgatgtttttaatgcacTAAAGCACACACTGCACAATCATGATTGTTTTAGGATTGATGCATTGGATTCACCTGTTCATGATTTTGTGCAGGATGAGTTAAAAGACCCTTTAGAAGCTGCACTTATAAATGATGGATGTGAGGATGTCTTTGATGAAGAGAGGAAAAATATCATTGCATATTTTTACTGCTAATCCTCCATTGAAGAAGCAAGTGCGATTTAGACTTGAAGAATTGGGAGATAGGAAGGATTTGGTCCTTCAACAACCAAGCATAGATGCACCACCTACTCTAGAACTCAAACCTTTACCTTCACatctaaaatatgtttatttgggTGATGATAATAATTTACCGGTTATTATTTCTTCTTGTCTGACAGGTGTGATGGAGGAAAAGTTGGTACACATCTTAAAGGAGCATAAGAGAGCCTTCGCATGGAAGGTGGCAGACATTAAGGGAATCAATCCATCGATTTGCATGCAcaaaattttgatggaggatAAGTACTCTTCTTTGGTTCAACCTCAGCAGAGGCTGAACCCGAAGATGCAAGAGGTAGTAAAAGCTGAAACCATTAAACTCTTGGACGCAGGTATCATCTATCCTATTTCTGACAGCGCATGGGTGATTCCTATACAGTGTGTTCCTAAGAAAGGTGGTATAACTGtgataaaaaatgacaaaaatgagTTGATACCCACTAGAACGGTTACGGGTTGGCGtgtgtgcattgattataggaagttgaatgACGCCACCCGTAAGGACCATTTTTCCCTCcccttcattgatcaaatgcttgagcgATTGTCGGGTCATGAATTTTATTGTTTTCTAGATGGGTATTCGGGATATAATCAAATCATGATTGCACTAGAGGACCAAGAGAAAACAACTTTCACTTGCCCTTATGGTACCTTTGCATATAGGcggatgccgtttggattgtATAATGCACCCGCCACTTTTCAAAGATGTATGAATGCTATTTTTCATGACATGACAGAGAATTTCCTAGAGATATTCATGGATGaattttctatttttggatCTTCTTTTGATGATTGTCTGAAAAATCTGCATTTGGTGCTATTACGATGTGAGGAAACtaacttggttttgaattgggaaaagtgtcattttatggtACAGGAAGGCATCGTTCTTGggcacaaaatttttgaataggGAATTGAGGTGGATAAAGAAAAAGTGGAAGTCATAAAAAATCTACCTCCACCAACAGCTATTAAGAGAGTGAGAAGTTTCTTAGGGCACGCTGGTTTTTACCGGcgttttattaaagatttttttaaaattgctaAGCCACTATCCTCTTTACTAATGAAAGATGTACCATTTGACTTTAATTATAATTGTGTGCAGGCATTTGAGATCTTGAAGGAGCGACTGGTGACAGCTCCTGTGTTGGTAGCTCCTGATTGGGAACTTCCATTCGAGGTAatgtgcgatgctagtgacATGGCGGTAAAGAACGTAGTGGCGGATCACCTTTCTAGGCTTGAGTATGTCAGTGAGGACACGAAAAAAGAAGATGGTGATATTGATGATTGGTTTCCGGATGAAAAATTGTTTTCATTAAAAGATTGCCCATGGTATGCGAATTTTTCTAATTATCTGGTGACAGGCACGCTTCCACCGAATTTGACATTTCACCAACGAAAGAAATTTTTATCTGatgtgaaatattatttttgggaGGAAACATTTTTGTTTAAGATCTGTGCAGATTCCATGATACGGCGATGTGTGCCGGAAGAAGAGATGCAACCAATCTTGAGCCACTTCCACGATCGAGAGGTAGGCAGTCACTTTGGACCGACAAAAACAGCGGCAAAGGTATTagaatctggtttttattggcctgcTATTTTTAGGGATGCTCGTGCATATGTTATTGCATGTGATCGGTGTCAGCGCACAGGTAACATCTCTAATTGCAATGAAATGCCTTTAAACTATATT
It encodes:
- the LOC140888941 gene encoding uncharacterized protein, producing MASSSYQPQSERSMMQKSAGIHQVDAFTSMTAQLEAMNKKIDGLSLGNSAMRIQEVFCDRCQGEHFTKDCQTGNLFYVQDEAPVNHVGSQNRPKFDPYSNTYNPGWKKHPKISWGGQNNQSRPYQNQNHVKQPQEEKSNLEQMMQNFISSTETRMQNQDATIRGLENQIGQLAKRMSNREPGTLPSDTETNPKEQVKSVELRSGKKLETKALEHEEKNNEGEKDPSAGKSFDSTQSPTSKSNIVIPPSFPAALKKAKLDSQFSKFLEVFKKLHINIPFVDALLQMPSYANFLKKILASKRKIEEHIMVNLTENYSALVQNKILPKLKDPGSFSIPCMIGDVVFHKALCDLCANINLMPFSVFRKLGMGEPKPTRVSLQLADRSIKYPHGIIEDVLVKVDKFIFPVDFVVLDMEEDLDMPLILGRPFLATGKALIDMQKRKLLLRVGE